A stretch of DNA from Virgibacillus proomii:
AAAACGATGTCAGAGATAGACTCATTTTTTGCTAAGGAAACAGCTTTAGACGCCAGTATCTCCCACTTCGGCCTATTGTATTCCCTATCACTCTTGAAGTGGGAATCTTACGGCACTTAGATGTAGGGTAAATACCTACTTTGAAGTAACAGCTTGAAGCGCTCATAAAACAGCGTACAAATTAGAATCTTCTGACAGGAGGAAGGGCAACTTCATTCAAGGAGTTCTCTCCTTGAAAAAGAAGAACACTTTTTCTCTCGTGCCAGGAAGGAGATCGAAGTTTGCTAGCAGCGTGAACGCTTGAGTTAGATGAAGCTACTTTAAAAACAGGAATCTGCCAGTACTACGGATATCGTTTCCTAAACAAGAACAAATATAATTTCCTAGACGAAAAATAAGGGATGACACGGGCAATATCCCCTGTGTCATCCCTCCTCAGTTTAATCGATTGTAATAGAGGTTTGATAGAGAGGCTGATACGATGAAACGAAGTTATGAAAAATTCATTCTTATGGAGACCGTATCATTATTTGGAGCTGTCATCCTTGGGTTAATTGCCCTCATAAATGGGTATACGCTCCTTATCATCATTTGCCTTTTACTAATTGCAGCGAGCCTCGCTTTTGACATATTCATTCAATTACAAGTATTTATTATGCAACCATTCTACATCATCAAACAAGCAGTACGAGCACTGCTGCTTATTTTATTTGCAGTAGCTTTAATGTTCCAGTTTTAATTATGTCATCATACATATTTTAAGATAAATAGCCCTAAAAGCACCCAGCCAATAAGAAATGCAACTCCCCCAAATGGTGTAATCATCGCAAAGGTTTTAATAGCAGTGGTCGAATAGATGTATAAACTTCCTGAAAATAAAACAATACCAATTAAAAACATCCAACCTGCCCACATAACTCCATTGCTGTTTACTTTCATCATGATTAGCCCGGTTACGAATAATGCCATCGTATGAAACATCTGATAAGTTACGGCCTTCTCCCAAGTGGCAATGGCACTTGTAGACAGTTTTCCTTCTAAGCCGTGCGCACCAAATGCCCCTAAGGCAACTGCTAAAAAACCATTTATAACTCCTAAAAGTAAAAATACCTTCATGTTTGAACTTCCCCCTCTTTATTAGAAAAACTTGGCTTGACGCCAAGTCTTTATGGCGAAAGCAATCGTTTTTCTTATACGATAAAGCCTAAAGTCTTATACTTTCCTATCGTGTTAAAAATCAAAAATAGAGTCTCCATTCGCATCATCATGATCAAGCTTTGATGAATTACCTGAATCTTGATGTTGTTGCTGGATTACTTTACTATCATCCCGTTCTCCGATCATTGCTTTTAGCTCAAGCTGTGAAATGGTGTGTTCATCCGTCTGATTTACTGTTTTTGGTTGCTCCTCAAGTAGCAAATCACATAACAAACGAACATGACTAATATGTTTAGTTATTTCGATTGTATTTTCAGGATCAGCTTTCGCTTTATTTAATTCAGTTATCATTTTATTTATTATTGTTGCATTAGCTACTGCCATAGCCTATCTTCCTTCCTTAAAATACCTAGTTTCATTATATTAGGAGTTCAAGTAGAAAACAAACAGTTTCCCTTGAGCTATGAAATAGATAAAGTGGAACTTCATTCAGTATAGCTTTTTATTTATTCCCTACTGATAAATAGGAACAAAAAATCTCAAGCGTCCTTGAACATCCTCGAACAAAAGATCTTAAAGCGCTCGGTTAGCGACATACAAATGACAGAAACTCTGATAGGATAAAGTGAAATTTCATTCAAGTACTTATCTCCTTGAATGTTAATGTTATCTCCTACTTACTTCTTCGTCTTCTCTATAACTTGAAATGGGGTCTTACGGGCACCTTATATGTGTAAAAAGAAAAACATGCCTCTAAAACGGGGTATGCCTATGCCTGAGCGGCAAGCCCGCTTTTAGTTGATCTTCCTTTAGATTCAAGCCAATGTTGACTTATCGCAACAAGAAAATCGAAATTTGCTAGTCGCTCAAGTGCTACCTTTAAAGAAACTATCCACCATATAAAAATAGATAGATTTTCCTAGACAAATAAAAAGTCCTGTAATGGCAGGACCTTGTGTTTCTTTCCATATTCGATTTTCAGTTTACCCTATCAACTCAGGTAGAGACATTCCTTCAGATGTTCCATTTTTTATCTTGTCTATGCATTTAACATTTTCTTGGGTAACTCCTCTAAATATCGACTATACACCCATTGCAAAAAAACTACTTCATTATCTTGTAATTGCCTGCCTAACTTTTCTTCGGTTTCCTGACAGATTTGTAAAAAGGTTACCATACGCTTGAAATTCCCCCTATTGGAGCTGATATTTCCTTCCATTGTATCGCTGTTTAGAGTGAAGCGCAATAACTTTCTGGTCAAAAGGCAGAATTTACAGATAACTACTCGTTTTGACAAAATAGACGCTAACTTAACCGACAGATTTTTTGTAAAGATTACAACTTATCTACTATCTTTTCTATTGTTTGACAACCTATAACAAATAAAGTAAATAGACAATTAAAATAATAAACACCCAAACGGCTATCAACAAAACGCCAGTAATAAGAAAAAATAGTAACAAGCAAGATACTTTTGTAAAATCAGCTACAATTATACTCTACCCTACTTCACGAAGGAGTAAAACATAGTGTTTTTTACTACTTGTTAGCAAAATGAAGACATTCAGTAGAATGTATGCATGAGATATCAGAACTGGCTAGAAACAAGTCTAAACAAAGGAATTGGAAGTGTCATTTTTAACCCGACTTTTTAAACAACCTCTCTAAAAAATATGGTTAACACAAAAATTTTCAATACTAAGTGGCTGCATCATTTTCCTTAAGATCTGCTTACTTTCATAAATAGAAAACTTGGGCAAGCGTTAATCCCTGGCAGAGAACGAATTGCGTGTAACAGGTAAAAAACTTTAGGTATTGAACTATATTTCTTGCGATATAAAAAAGACAGACCACCTAAGGTAATCTGCCTTTTTTACGATCTATTTTTCTTCCAGTTTGCTTTCTAATTCTGTAATTCTTGCACGAAGTTCATTGATATCTTCTTTCGTAGCTAAGCCAATCTCTTGTGCAAATTTCTTCATTTGTTCATATTGTTGTGCTTGCCATTCACCTTTTTTTGTTTCACCTTTTTCAATAAACTGCTGCAAGACGGCTTTTGCCTGTTCCTGTGTCAATTCATTCTTGTCTACTAATTGTTTCACTTTACTTTCAAATTTCTCTTTACTTGTAACTGCTGCACCTAAGCCAAGTAAAAATCCTTTTTTTAATAAGTCATTCATAATTTACACCTCCTTTACCATAAAGATTGAATCATCTTATAATGCTTTCTAATTACTATGATTAACATAACGGCGAAAACACTTGCACTAACTAGTCCAATGAGCGCCATTAGTTGCAAACCTACATAAAATCCTACACTCATACAGCCTAAAGTGACCAATAAAAATGTCACATTTAAAACCTCAAGGATGATAAAATAATGATGCTTTTGTTGGCGTTGTTGTTTTTGTTTTTCCCACTGTCGCTGTTTCTCCCCATTTTCCAACCAGTTTAACACTGCCTGTGGATAAGATAAAATAGGTTTAATAGTATCCTTTACATAATCCGTATACATGGACTCAGCAAATCGTTTACCACCAAACCATTGTTTAAACTTCGGGGTCGCCCATTTTTGGAGATCAACCTCTGGGTAAATTGCAATTAATATGCCAATTACAATCGAAATAGCCCGTCCTAAATAAGCATATTCTGCTGAAAGCTGGATAGGTTGTTCATGAAGAATAAGACGAATATCTTCTTTCAATTGCTCAATAATATGTGTATCCTGCATATTCACTGTACCAGTTTGGTACATTTCAACCGTTTCACGAATAATTCGTTTTAATTTCTTTCGATCCGCATTTGGCAAAATAAAATTCATTTCATCTAATGTTTGAATCACTTTATCATAGTCATCAACAATAATGCTATGAATCAGTTGTTTAAAATAATGGCTATCCTGTTTACGCACCTCTCCAATCATACCAAAATCAATAATCACCACCGTGCCATCTGTGCGAATCAAAATATTTCCTGCGTGTGGATCAGCATGGAATTTACCCGACTGTAAAAATTGTTCCAAGTAAAAATCAAATACAGTTTTAGCTATTCGCTGCGGATCAATCTGATGTTGATTCATAAAGGACAGATCCGTTATTTTTGCTCCTTCTATCCATTCCATCACTAGTATTTTTCTCGTACATAACTCCTCTACATAGAACGGAATATGTATCGAAGTATTGTCTTTAAACCGCTCTTGAAAATAAAGAGCGTTTGACAATTCTTGTTCAAAGTTAAGTTCTCGATTCATCACCGTAACAAGCTCTCGGTATAATGACGGTAAATCAGCCTTCTTTCCAAACGTAGTAAGCGTTTCAATTAACCAAAATACAATCCGTAATGCTTTAAAATCCTTGTGAAACACATCACTAATTCGGTGGCGCTGAACCTTTATGGCTACCACTGTTTTTCCATCCTTTAATGTTGCCCGATATACTTCACCAATGGAAGCTGAGGCAATCGAAGGGGTTTGAATTTCCTCTACAACATCGTAGATAGAAGTACCCCATTCTTCTTCCAAAATACTTCGAGCATACGAATAAGGCATTGCAGGTACACGGTCAACAAGCTCGCTAAGCTCTTTAATAAATGCATCTGGCATAAAATCAGTCCGCGTACTAAGAAACTGACCTACCTTAATTAATACTCCTCCTAATTTTCCAGCCTTCTCACGATATTCCGTTGCCATCTTCGTAACGAGACAATTCCATTTTGCAACTGTCTGATCGTCCCATATACGGTTTTTAAAATGGAACACATAAATTTGCATAATAAATTTTAGTGTCATCCATACCATCACCGTACAGCGATAGCCTAAATTATATTTTAAACGCTTATTCACCATTGAACACCTCATTATATGTATACCCTATTATAAACTAAACTAAAATGCTTACGATATAAATTAACGATAACCCTATTTCACAAAACGAGCAACGCAAAAGGAAAAATCGCTTTTAATTATAGGTAACAATTAAGAAATTCCAGTTAATTTTAAATTAATCATTGGATAATCATTCATTTTCACTTATAATAATTAATGAACATTTAAACGTTGGGGGCTCTTATGAAAAACAATCAATATTCACTTATAGATCATTTAAAATTTATTGTACCATCTCTTGTAGGTGTTTTTTTATTTATGTTACCAATAAAAACAGAAGCTGGGTTAACAATTCCGATTGCTATCCTAGCCGAAAGTGTACAAACACTTTTGAATGATAGAATATCAGAGATCATGATGATCATCATTGTCATTACTGCAGTAATGACGGTTATCGCTAGAATTGTCGGCCAAGAAAAGTTTGCTGTCACACCGTTTTTTCAGCAGCTATTTTGCGTCAATACGTTTTGGACGATAACCCGAATCGTTGCTGCCATCTTTGCAATAATGGTATTTTTTCGAATTGGACCAGAATTTATCCATGGAGCAAGTACTGGGCAAATGCTGCTAGGAGATTTGTTACATGTTTTATTTGCTGTCTTCCTTTTTGCCGGGTTATTCTTACCACTTCTTATGAATTTTGGTTTGCTGGAGTTATTTGGAACGATTATGACAAAAGTAATGCGACCATTATTTCGTCTCCCCGGTCGATCGTCCATTGATTCTTTAGCGTCATGGATTGGAGATGGAACAATCGGTGTATTAATCACCAGCAAACAATACGAAAATGGTTATTATACTAAACGAGAGGCTGCCGTTATTGGCACCACTTTTTCCGTTGTTTCGATCACCTTTTCGTTAGTAATTATTGGAGAAGTTGGTCTTAAGCATATGTTCGTACCGTTTTATGGTACTGTTTTAGCAGCTGGCTTTATCGCTGCCTTAATTATGCCACGTATCCCTCCACTTTCCAAAAAAGAAGATACGTATATTCATGAAAAAACAGAAAAAATATCTGAAAGCGTACCAAATGGAGAAAATATACTAACGTACAGTTACAAACAAGCTCTCGATCGGGCAAAAAAAGAAAAAAGTGTATATCAATTCTTAAAAGAGGGCGGACAAAACATTTTAGATATGTGGATGGGTGTTGCTCCCGTTGTCATGGCATTTGGCTTAATAGCATTAATTATTGCCGAAACAACCCCATTATTTCAATGGTTGGGGCTACCTTTTGTCCCTCTGTTAGAGCTGTTGCAAATCCCATCTGCTAAGGAAGCATCAGAAACGATCTTGATTGGCTTTGCTGACATGTTTTTACCTTCTATTTTAGCTTCTTCCATTGAAGAAGAAATAACTCGGTTTATTATCGCTGCCTTATCGGTTACTCAATTAATTTATATGTCAGAGGTAGGCGGATTATTATTAGGTTCAAAAGTCCCTGTATCCTTTAAAGATCTTACTGTTATTTTTCTATTACGGACGTTGATTACTTTACCAGTAATTACATTGATCGCTCACCTTATCTTTTAAGAAAAACGAACAGTCACCTGTGTCATGAGCTTGGCGATAACTTAGTTGCTGAACAATTAAAACCATCCGATGACGGATTCACTTCTACACTAAATTTCTTATACGCATAAGGACAATAGTTAGAAGCGCTGGGTGCTGGCGGACAAACGGAAGAGCTTTGAACAAGGAAAAAGTAGAACTTCATTCAAGGAGTGTTTTTTCCTTAAAAAACCGCGATGTATCGCTATCGTAGCTTTCCATGTCCTTGAAACAGTAAATCCAAGGCTACGTTCTCAGGCCTATTAAATAACGAAAAAACAGCCAGAATAAACGTAGCTGGCTGTTTTTATATATTTATATGCTGTTATTTTTGACTGTTCTCATTAGCAACTTGTTGATACATGTTTTTGAGAATCGATGCCTTCCCTTCAACAATCGGCTGCCAAGTTCCTTGGACTGGTCGACTGGATAATAGCAGTACAATGAGCAAAGACAGAATAGCTAAGCCGATAAAGTCGAGAAATCCGTTCACTTCAAACAAGTCTACCTGACGGAAAAATTGAATGAAGAAACCATGTAACAAATAGACATATAATGTTCTTGTTCCAAGTGCAGTCCATCTGAATCTTTTTGTTGGTACCCATGCCAGTACACTTGCTACCATAATAACCGCAGTTATATAAACAAGTAATCTGGCTAACCCGCCAAACTCAGCCATATTCAAATCGGCATATGATTTAGAAGCAAGCAGCCAGCCGGAATTAAATTCAGGTAAAGAATAAATAGTAACAGCAATGCCGCCCATCACAATAAGCGAGGCAACTTTCACCCCTATATTTTTGATTACCATCACTTGTTTTTCCGTTAATAAATAGCCTATTAAGAAAAACGGGAAGAATACAAATGTTCGCGACAAGCTAAACGTATGGCCGATTTCACCAAAATATCCTACTAGCAATCCAATCTGCACAGAAATGATAACGCTTAAGAACGGAGGAATTTTTTTAAACCAGTATAAGAGGATATGCCAACAAAACAGACTGAATAAAAACCACAATGACCAATGTGGGCTAAATAAATCCGTCTGCCAGTCTGATTTTCCGATTAAAAAATAGTATCCTGTATATAACGCTTGAAAAATTACGTATGGCAGCAGTAGTTTTTTCATTAATTTTAATACATAATTCATATTTCCTGCCCCTTTGGCAAAAAAGCCTGATAAAAAAATAAATGCAGGCATATGAAACGTATAAATCCAAAGGTAAAGAGTATTAATATTTTTTGATCCATCCGTAAGCGGCTGTATCATATGTCCAAACACAACTAAAAAGAT
This window harbors:
- a CDS encoding DUF423 domain-containing protein; protein product: MKVFLLLGVINGFLAVALGAFGAHGLEGKLSTSAIATWEKAVTYQMFHTMALFVTGLIMMKVNSNGVMWAGWMFLIGIVLFSGSLYIYSTTAIKTFAMITPFGGVAFLIGWVLLGLFILKYV
- a CDS encoding YwdI family protein produces the protein MAVANATIINKMITELNKAKADPENTIEITKHISHVRLLCDLLLEEQPKTVNQTDEHTISQLELKAMIGERDDSKVIQQQHQDSGNSSKLDHDDANGDSIFDF
- a CDS encoding phasin family protein, with the protein product MNDLLKKGFLLGLGAAVTSKEKFESKVKQLVDKNELTQEQAKAVLQQFIEKGETKKGEWQAQQYEQMKKFAQEIGLATKEDINELRARITELESKLEEK
- a CDS encoding ABC1 kinase family protein, with the translated sequence MVNKRLKYNLGYRCTVMVWMTLKFIMQIYVFHFKNRIWDDQTVAKWNCLVTKMATEYREKAGKLGGVLIKVGQFLSTRTDFMPDAFIKELSELVDRVPAMPYSYARSILEEEWGTSIYDVVEEIQTPSIASASIGEVYRATLKDGKTVVAIKVQRHRISDVFHKDFKALRIVFWLIETLTTFGKKADLPSLYRELVTVMNRELNFEQELSNALYFQERFKDNTSIHIPFYVEELCTRKILVMEWIEGAKITDLSFMNQHQIDPQRIAKTVFDFYLEQFLQSGKFHADPHAGNILIRTDGTVVIIDFGMIGEVRKQDSHYFKQLIHSIIVDDYDKVIQTLDEMNFILPNADRKKLKRIIRETVEMYQTGTVNMQDTHIIEQLKEDIRLILHEQPIQLSAEYAYLGRAISIVIGILIAIYPEVDLQKWATPKFKQWFGGKRFAESMYTDYVKDTIKPILSYPQAVLNWLENGEKQRQWEKQKQQRQQKHHYFIILEVLNVTFLLVTLGCMSVGFYVGLQLMALIGLVSASVFAVMLIIVIRKHYKMIQSLW
- a CDS encoding YjiH family protein, yielding MKNNQYSLIDHLKFIVPSLVGVFLFMLPIKTEAGLTIPIAILAESVQTLLNDRISEIMMIIIVITAVMTVIARIVGQEKFAVTPFFQQLFCVNTFWTITRIVAAIFAIMVFFRIGPEFIHGASTGQMLLGDLLHVLFAVFLFAGLFLPLLMNFGLLELFGTIMTKVMRPLFRLPGRSSIDSLASWIGDGTIGVLITSKQYENGYYTKREAAVIGTTFSVVSITFSLVIIGEVGLKHMFVPFYGTVLAAGFIAALIMPRIPPLSKKEDTYIHEKTEKISESVPNGENILTYSYKQALDRAKKEKSVYQFLKEGGQNILDMWMGVAPVVMAFGLIALIIAETTPLFQWLGLPFVPLLELLQIPSAKEASETILIGFADMFLPSILASSIEEEITRFIIAALSVTQLIYMSEVGGLLLGSKVPVSFKDLTVIFLLRTLITLPVITLIAHLIF
- a CDS encoding acyltransferase family protein translates to MERNSFFDNAKVILIFLVVFGHMIQPLTDGSKNINTLYLWIYTFHMPAFIFLSGFFAKGAGNMNYVLKLMKKLLLPYVIFQALYTGYYFLIGKSDWQTDLFSPHWSLWFLFSLFCWHILLYWFKKIPPFLSVIISVQIGLLVGYFGEIGHTFSLSRTFVFFPFFLIGYLLTEKQVMVIKNIGVKVASLIVMGGIAVTIYSLPEFNSGWLLASKSYADLNMAEFGGLARLLVYITAVIMVASVLAWVPTKRFRWTALGTRTLYVYLLHGFFIQFFRQVDLFEVNGFLDFIGLAILSLLIVLLLSSRPVQGTWQPIVEGKASILKNMYQQVANENSQK